The Haloplanus sp. CK5-1 genome contains a region encoding:
- a CDS encoding transposase, which translates to MTEKTVVVVDQFTKRVGTVQRRGWYPIGSNPTIETSNSWDKVTVLGAVTDDGDSFYCWTEENLTSKQGIWLLGALQEKFGEELVVFLDRAGYFYNRDLWEHVSDERSTETVEDSSVECVRGDEEGEEHLDVWYFPSKLPELNPIEGCWDRLNEWFKHRLIPDLSALKQQIQRGLSTVSEPNIWNYLCP; encoded by the coding sequence CTGACCGAGAAAACCGTTGTTGTCGTCGATCAGTTTACCAAACGCGTCGGCACTGTTCAACGCCGTGGCTGGTACCCGATTGGGTCAAATCCGACGATAGAGACATCGAACTCATGGGATAAGGTGACAGTGCTTGGCGCTGTCACCGACGACGGTGACAGCTTCTACTGTTGGACCGAAGAGAATCTCACGTCAAAACAAGGCATTTGGCTGCTTGGTGCGCTCCAAGAGAAATTCGGTGAAGAACTGGTTGTGTTTCTTGACCGTGCTGGGTACTTCTACAACAGAGATCTCTGGGAGCATGTTAGTGATGAGCGCTCGACCGAGACTGTCGAAGACAGTTCGGTCGAGTGCGTGCGCGGAGATGAGGAAGGTGAAGAGCATCTCGATGTCTGGTACTTTCCGTCGAAATTGCCGGAACTCAACCCGATCGAAGGGTGCTGGGATCGACTCAACGAATGGTTCAAGCATCGTCTCATTCCTGATCTCTCAGCGCTAAAACAGCAGATTCAACGAGGACTCTCTACAGTGTCTGAACCGAATATCTGGAACTATCTCTGTCCATGA